In a genomic window of Siniperca chuatsi isolate FFG_IHB_CAS linkage group LG1, ASM2008510v1, whole genome shotgun sequence:
- the syt9a gene encoding synaptotagmin-9 isoform X1 produces MPGDGDDEICQKALELLSDLCSKGEVQNEHCLDFIYYFRDLARPRYTDSDISVSLLSLVVTACGLALFGVSLFVSWKLCWIPWRERGLSPTTKEAHGHLNPTMSPLPSQLAPRRPVYTAVDPPTHNRRESSHCSIAREPTPVASVVSVEAPVTPVSPPPVVLATPEAAMKISHTSPDIPLDAQSKSRENGVHTNPRMQRQTTEPPPSGHSMSEIGQGSIRRHMNLSNPDFNVAQFQRQDSLTGMGLGLGRLKPELYKQRSLEGDEGSRRGGGCGRLHFILRFDCDQEQLIVKIHKAEDLPAKDFSGTSDPYVKIYLLPDRMTKHQTKVHRKTLNPVFDEVFLFPVAYSELPTRKLHFSVYDFDRFSRHDIIGQVVVDNFLDLADFPRETKLCREIQYVSSDNVDLGDLMFSLCYLPTAGRLTITMIKARNLKAMDITGASDPYVKVSLMCEGRRLKKRKTSTKRNTLNPVYNEAIVFDVPPENIEQISLLIAVMDYDRVGHNEVIGVCRVGNDADNLGRDHWSEMLTYPRKPVAHWHPLVEYQGTTGSSQGGSCNSLKTPPSP; encoded by the exons ATGCCTGGAGACGGAGATGACGAGATTTGTCAAAAGGCACTTGAACTCCTGTCAGATCTTTGTTCGAAGGGGGAAGTGCAGAACGAACACTGCCTGGATTTTATCTACTATTTCCGAGACCTTGCCAGGCCACGCTATACGGATTCAG ATATATCGGTGAGTCTGTTGTCACTGGTAGTGACTGCCTGTGGCTTGGCCCTGTTTGGAGTCTCCCTCTTTGTCTCCTGGAAGCTGTGCTGGATACCATGGAGGGAGCGTGGGCTCTCCCCCACCACCAAGGAGGCCCACGGGCACCTCAACCCCACCATGAGTCCTCTGCCCTCGCAGCTCGCACCCAGGCGGCCAGTTTACACAGCCGTGGACCCCCCAACGCACAACCGCCGTGAGTCGTCACACTGCTCCATCGCCAGAGAGCCCACTCCAGTGGCATCTGTGGTATCCGTGGAGGCTCCGGTGACTCCTGTATCACCACCACCTGTGGTCTTGGCCACACCAGAGGCAGCTATGAAGATCAGTCACACATCTCCAGACATCCCACTGGATGCCCAGAGTAAAAGCCGGGAAAATGGGGTTCACACTAACCCTCGTATGCAGAGACAGACCACTGAACCCCCACCCTCTGGTCACTCAATGTCTGAAATCGG ACAAGGGTCCATTCGCAGACATATGAACCTGTCTAACCCAGACTTCAACGTGGCCCAGTTCCAAAGGCAGGACTCCCTCACAGGAATGGGGCTGGGCCTCGGTCGCCTCAAACCTGAGCTCTACAAACAGCGCTCACTTGAGGGAGATGAAGGCAGTCGCAGAGGTGGTGGCTGTGGGCGCCTCCACTTTATCCTTAGATTTGACTGTGACCAGGAACAGTTAATAGTTAAGATCCACAAAGCAGAGGACCTCCCAGCCAAGGACTTCTCTGGTACCTCTGACCCTTATGTTAAGATCTACCTGCTCCCTGATCGTATGACCAAGCACCAGACTAAGGTGCACCGGAAGACACTGAACCCTGTGTTTGATGAGgtcttcctgtttcctgtggCGTACTCTGAGCTTCCCACACGTAAGCTGCACTTCAGTGTCTATGACTTCGACCGATTTTCACGCCATGACATCATTGGCCAAGTGGTTGTGGACAACTTCCTGGATCTGGCAGATTTCCCCAGGGAGACAAAACTCTGCCGGGAGATCCAATATGTCTCCTCG GATAATGTGGACCTTGGGGATCTGATGTTTTCCCTCTGTTACTTGCCTACTGCGGGCAGATTGACCATTACCATGATAAAGGCTCGCAATCTCAAGGCCATGGATATCACCGGTGCATCTG ATCCATATGTGAAGGTTTCACTAATGTGTGAAGGTCGCAGactgaagaagaggaagacatCTACCAAGAGGAACACTTTGAATCCAGTCTATAATGAGGCCATTGTCTTTGATGTCCCTCCAGAAAATATAGAGCAGATCAGCCTTTTGATTGCAGTGATGGACTATGACCG TGTAGGCCACAATGAGGTCATTGGTGTGTGTCGAGTTGGCAACGATGCAGACAACCTCGGTCGAGACCACTGGAGTGAAATGCTCACATATCCCCGAAAACCTGTTGCCCACTGGCATCCTCTCGTTGAG TACCAGGGGACCACAGGTAGTAGCCAGGGAGGATCCTGTAATTCTCTGAAGACGCCTCCTTCTCCGTAG
- the syt9a gene encoding synaptotagmin-9 isoform X3 has translation MSPLPSQLAPRRPVYTAVDPPTHNRRESSHCSIAREPTPVASVVSVEAPVTPVSPPPVVLATPEAAMKISHTSPDIPLDAQSKSRENGVHTNPRMQRQTTEPPPSGHSMSEIGQGSIRRHMNLSNPDFNVAQFQRQDSLTGMGLGLGRLKPELYKQRSLEGDEGSRRGGGCGRLHFILRFDCDQEQLIVKIHKAEDLPAKDFSGTSDPYVKIYLLPDRMTKHQTKVHRKTLNPVFDEVFLFPVAYSELPTRKLHFSVYDFDRFSRHDIIGQVVVDNFLDLADFPRETKLCREIQYVSSDNVDLGDLMFSLCYLPTAGRLTITMIKARNLKAMDITGASDPYVKVSLMCEGRRLKKRKTSTKRNTLNPVYNEAIVFDVPPENIEQISLLIAVMDYDRVGHNEVIGVCRVGNDADNLGRDHWSEMLTYPRKPVAHWHPLVEYQGTTGSSQGGSCNSLKTPPSP, from the exons ATGAGTCCTCTGCCCTCGCAGCTCGCACCCAGGCGGCCAGTTTACACAGCCGTGGACCCCCCAACGCACAACCGCCGTGAGTCGTCACACTGCTCCATCGCCAGAGAGCCCACTCCAGTGGCATCTGTGGTATCCGTGGAGGCTCCGGTGACTCCTGTATCACCACCACCTGTGGTCTTGGCCACACCAGAGGCAGCTATGAAGATCAGTCACACATCTCCAGACATCCCACTGGATGCCCAGAGTAAAAGCCGGGAAAATGGGGTTCACACTAACCCTCGTATGCAGAGACAGACCACTGAACCCCCACCCTCTGGTCACTCAATGTCTGAAATCGG ACAAGGGTCCATTCGCAGACATATGAACCTGTCTAACCCAGACTTCAACGTGGCCCAGTTCCAAAGGCAGGACTCCCTCACAGGAATGGGGCTGGGCCTCGGTCGCCTCAAACCTGAGCTCTACAAACAGCGCTCACTTGAGGGAGATGAAGGCAGTCGCAGAGGTGGTGGCTGTGGGCGCCTCCACTTTATCCTTAGATTTGACTGTGACCAGGAACAGTTAATAGTTAAGATCCACAAAGCAGAGGACCTCCCAGCCAAGGACTTCTCTGGTACCTCTGACCCTTATGTTAAGATCTACCTGCTCCCTGATCGTATGACCAAGCACCAGACTAAGGTGCACCGGAAGACACTGAACCCTGTGTTTGATGAGgtcttcctgtttcctgtggCGTACTCTGAGCTTCCCACACGTAAGCTGCACTTCAGTGTCTATGACTTCGACCGATTTTCACGCCATGACATCATTGGCCAAGTGGTTGTGGACAACTTCCTGGATCTGGCAGATTTCCCCAGGGAGACAAAACTCTGCCGGGAGATCCAATATGTCTCCTCG GATAATGTGGACCTTGGGGATCTGATGTTTTCCCTCTGTTACTTGCCTACTGCGGGCAGATTGACCATTACCATGATAAAGGCTCGCAATCTCAAGGCCATGGATATCACCGGTGCATCTG ATCCATATGTGAAGGTTTCACTAATGTGTGAAGGTCGCAGactgaagaagaggaagacatCTACCAAGAGGAACACTTTGAATCCAGTCTATAATGAGGCCATTGTCTTTGATGTCCCTCCAGAAAATATAGAGCAGATCAGCCTTTTGATTGCAGTGATGGACTATGACCG TGTAGGCCACAATGAGGTCATTGGTGTGTGTCGAGTTGGCAACGATGCAGACAACCTCGGTCGAGACCACTGGAGTGAAATGCTCACATATCCCCGAAAACCTGTTGCCCACTGGCATCCTCTCGTTGAG TACCAGGGGACCACAGGTAGTAGCCAGGGAGGATCCTGTAATTCTCTGAAGACGCCTCCTTCTCCGTAG
- the syt9a gene encoding synaptotagmin-9 isoform X2, producing the protein MPGDGDDEICQKALELLSDLCSKGEVQNEHCLDFIYYFRDLARPRYTDSDISVSLLSLVVTACGLALFGVSLFVSWKLCWIPWRERGLSPTTKEAHGHLNPTMSPLPSQLAPRRPVYTAVDPPTHNRRESSHCSIAREPTPVASVVSVEAPVTPVSPPPVVLATPEAAMKISHTSPDIPLDAQSKSRENGVHTNPRMQRQTTEPPPSGHSMSEIGQGSIRRHMNLSNPDFNVAQFQRQDSLTGMGLGLGRLKPELYKQRSLEGDEGSRRGGGCGRLHFILRFDCDQEQLIVKIHKAEDLPAKDFSGTSDPYVKIYLLPDRMTKHQTKVHRKTLNPVFDEVFLFPVAYSELPTRKLHFSVYDFDRFSRHDIIGQVVVDNFLDLADFPRETKLCREIQYVSSDNVDLGDLMFSLCYLPTAGRLTITMIKARNLKAMDITGASDPYVKVSLMCEGRRLKKRKTSTKRNTLNPVYNEAIVFDVPPENIEQISLLIAVMDYDRVGHNEVIGVCRVGNDADNLGRDHWSEMLTYPRKPVAHWHPLVEVR; encoded by the exons ATGCCTGGAGACGGAGATGACGAGATTTGTCAAAAGGCACTTGAACTCCTGTCAGATCTTTGTTCGAAGGGGGAAGTGCAGAACGAACACTGCCTGGATTTTATCTACTATTTCCGAGACCTTGCCAGGCCACGCTATACGGATTCAG ATATATCGGTGAGTCTGTTGTCACTGGTAGTGACTGCCTGTGGCTTGGCCCTGTTTGGAGTCTCCCTCTTTGTCTCCTGGAAGCTGTGCTGGATACCATGGAGGGAGCGTGGGCTCTCCCCCACCACCAAGGAGGCCCACGGGCACCTCAACCCCACCATGAGTCCTCTGCCCTCGCAGCTCGCACCCAGGCGGCCAGTTTACACAGCCGTGGACCCCCCAACGCACAACCGCCGTGAGTCGTCACACTGCTCCATCGCCAGAGAGCCCACTCCAGTGGCATCTGTGGTATCCGTGGAGGCTCCGGTGACTCCTGTATCACCACCACCTGTGGTCTTGGCCACACCAGAGGCAGCTATGAAGATCAGTCACACATCTCCAGACATCCCACTGGATGCCCAGAGTAAAAGCCGGGAAAATGGGGTTCACACTAACCCTCGTATGCAGAGACAGACCACTGAACCCCCACCCTCTGGTCACTCAATGTCTGAAATCGG ACAAGGGTCCATTCGCAGACATATGAACCTGTCTAACCCAGACTTCAACGTGGCCCAGTTCCAAAGGCAGGACTCCCTCACAGGAATGGGGCTGGGCCTCGGTCGCCTCAAACCTGAGCTCTACAAACAGCGCTCACTTGAGGGAGATGAAGGCAGTCGCAGAGGTGGTGGCTGTGGGCGCCTCCACTTTATCCTTAGATTTGACTGTGACCAGGAACAGTTAATAGTTAAGATCCACAAAGCAGAGGACCTCCCAGCCAAGGACTTCTCTGGTACCTCTGACCCTTATGTTAAGATCTACCTGCTCCCTGATCGTATGACCAAGCACCAGACTAAGGTGCACCGGAAGACACTGAACCCTGTGTTTGATGAGgtcttcctgtttcctgtggCGTACTCTGAGCTTCCCACACGTAAGCTGCACTTCAGTGTCTATGACTTCGACCGATTTTCACGCCATGACATCATTGGCCAAGTGGTTGTGGACAACTTCCTGGATCTGGCAGATTTCCCCAGGGAGACAAAACTCTGCCGGGAGATCCAATATGTCTCCTCG GATAATGTGGACCTTGGGGATCTGATGTTTTCCCTCTGTTACTTGCCTACTGCGGGCAGATTGACCATTACCATGATAAAGGCTCGCAATCTCAAGGCCATGGATATCACCGGTGCATCTG ATCCATATGTGAAGGTTTCACTAATGTGTGAAGGTCGCAGactgaagaagaggaagacatCTACCAAGAGGAACACTTTGAATCCAGTCTATAATGAGGCCATTGTCTTTGATGTCCCTCCAGAAAATATAGAGCAGATCAGCCTTTTGATTGCAGTGATGGACTATGACCG TGTAGGCCACAATGAGGTCATTGGTGTGTGTCGAGTTGGCAACGATGCAGACAACCTCGGTCGAGACCACTGGAGTGAAATGCTCACATATCCCCGAAAACCTGTTGCCCACTGGCATCCTCTCGTTGAGGTGAGGTGA